One part of the Desulfonema ishimotonii genome encodes these proteins:
- a CDS encoding response regulator, which yields MTEKHREFAKTIHSSGSDLLSLINEILDLSKAEAGKLELVVEEMRLDDLADKVRRTFEPVAGQKGLSLNISVAEVLPPVIHADARRLWQVIKNLLSNAFKFTEQGGVTLRIRRPEPETVLTAPGLIPEKTVVFEVADTGIGIPGEKQELIFEAFQQADGTTSRKYGGTGLGLSISREFARYMGGELRLVSAVGKGSRFMLCLPENAETAITGAGLPRVASGPPPAPVSGPESPDAETPEPAFVRDDRRSIEKGDQSILIVEDDPHFAKIMLDLAREKGFKGLIAEDGETGLHFADFYSPSAILLDVGLPGIDGWTVMKRLKESPETRHIPVHFISALDTPLNALKMGAVGFLTKPVSVEMLEEAFRKISHFVAGPVKQLLIVEDDPVQTRSINELIANDDVEIRAVSTAEAAYEQLCSRSFDCMILDLGLGETSGFDLLAKIRRDRTISQVPVIIYTGREITRDEEAGLQKYADSIIIKGARSPERLLDETSLFLHRVESELPPDKQKMLSSGLRKEAVLDGKVVLIVDDDMRNVFALASVLEENGIRLIEARNGREGLEKLGLHPETDLVLMDIMMPEMDGYEAMRRIRKQDELKNIPIIALTAKAMKGDKLKCIDAGANDYLAKPVDPDKLISLLRVWLY from the coding sequence GTGACAGAGAAACATCGGGAATTTGCAAAAACCATCCACTCGTCCGGCTCTGATCTTCTCTCCCTGATTAACGAAATCCTGGACCTTTCAAAGGCAGAGGCCGGAAAGCTGGAGCTGGTGGTGGAGGAAATGCGTCTGGATGACCTGGCCGACAAGGTCCGCCGGACCTTTGAACCAGTGGCCGGACAGAAAGGACTCTCCCTGAACATCAGCGTGGCAGAGGTGCTTCCCCCCGTGATCCATGCCGATGCCCGGCGGCTCTGGCAGGTGATAAAAAATCTGCTCTCCAATGCCTTCAAATTCACCGAACAGGGAGGCGTCACGCTCCGCATTCGCCGGCCGGAACCCGAAACCGTTCTGACAGCCCCCGGCCTGATTCCGGAAAAGACGGTTGTATTTGAAGTGGCGGACACGGGCATCGGGATTCCCGGAGAGAAACAGGAGCTGATTTTTGAAGCCTTTCAGCAGGCGGACGGAACGACCAGCCGCAAATACGGAGGAACCGGCCTGGGGCTTTCCATTTCCAGAGAGTTTGCCAGATATATGGGCGGGGAACTGCGGCTGGTCAGCGCGGTCGGGAAGGGGAGCCGGTTTATGCTCTGCCTGCCTGAAAATGCCGAAACGGCCATCACGGGGGCCGGGCTGCCCCGTGTGGCGTCCGGGCCGCCGCCTGCCCCTGTCAGCGGACCGGAATCTCCTGATGCAGAGACGCCGGAACCGGCCTTTGTCAGGGATGACCGGCGAAGTATTGAAAAAGGGGACCAGTCGATCCTGATTGTGGAGGATGATCCCCATTTCGCAAAGATCATGCTGGATCTGGCCCGTGAAAAAGGCTTTAAAGGCCTGATCGCCGAAGACGGAGAGACCGGGCTTCATTTTGCGGATTTCTACAGCCCCAGCGCCATTCTGCTTGACGTGGGCCTGCCTGGCATTGACGGATGGACGGTAATGAAACGGCTCAAGGAATCCCCTGAAACCCGCCACATTCCGGTTCATTTCATATCCGCACTGGATACGCCTCTCAACGCCCTGAAAATGGGCGCTGTCGGCTTTCTGACCAAGCCGGTCAGCGTGGAGATGCTCGAAGAGGCCTTCCGGAAAATCAGTCACTTTGTCGCCGGACCGGTAAAACAGCTTCTGATCGTCGAAGATGATCCGGTACAGACCCGGAGCATTAATGAGCTGATCGCCAACGATGATGTGGAGATCCGGGCCGTGAGTACGGCAGAGGCGGCCTATGAACAATTATGCAGCCGCTCCTTTGACTGTATGATCCTTGATCTGGGGCTGGGTGAGACTTCCGGCTTTGATCTCCTGGCAAAGATCCGCAGGGACAGGACCATCTCGCAGGTGCCGGTGATCATCTATACGGGCAGGGAGATTACGCGGGATGAAGAAGCTGGATTGCAGAAATATGCGGACAGCATTATCATTAAGGGTGCGCGATCTCCCGAACGGCTGCTGGACGAAACCAGCCTGTTCCTCCATCGTGTGGAATCCGAACTGCCCCCGGACAAGCAGAAAATGCTCAGTTCCGGCCTCAGAAAAGAGGCGGTACTGGACGGTAAGGTGGTGCTGATTGTGGACGATGACATGCGCAACGTCTTTGCCCTGGCCAGTGTGCTGGAAGAAAACGGCATCCGGCTGATCGAAGCCCGGAACGGCAGGGAGGGGCTTGAAAAACTCGGCCTGCATCCTGAAACCGACCTGGTGCTGATGGACATCATGATGCCGGAGATGGACGGATACGAGGCCATGAGAAGAATACGGAAACAGGATGAATTAAAAAATATTCCCATCATCGCCCTGACCGCCAAGGCCATGAAGGGGGATAAGCTGAAATGTATCGACGCCGGGGCCAATGATTATCTGGCAAAGCCGGTGGACCCGGACAAGCTGATCTCTCTGCTTCGGGTCTGGCTTTACTGA
- a CDS encoding GAF domain-containing protein, whose product MLKRMKLRHKILFAVGLPVLFISALMTWLLLLHIDNTLRENALELAQEMAYRHGNEVKSRLELPLDTARTLAHTFEGMKKGGKVPDREILNGILKNILINGRDFVSVWSCWEPFVLDGRDDEYINEKGNNRNGRYMPIWHRFSGKMRLDALSDLDYMEYARYCRLARSSGAEIITPPVELSFKDGPAFYSSLIVPVRYNAQIIGVVGITILLNDYSDMVARIRPFGAGYGILVSGTGVIVGHPRKMLIGHPVTEYVREEYRTSLIRSIQSGKPFCFEGASLMHPEKEAYFVFAPFRLGNSDTCWSFAVSVPMDKVLEESRHFARWAVLTGSLALLIMILMIYVLSRHIVKPLYTLVTVSQALAEGNFRRRANLRSRDEFGMAGQYIDSAFDSVVDKMFWYEGMLDAIPFPISVTDPEMRWTFINRAAENILGKTRAAALGRSCTEWNFHICDTDQCGVALLKQGKTNTRFQHSETGTHYQVDVAWLHNARREKIGHIEIIQDISESVRLKQKAEDRNWVRSGEAELNRVMRGEQDVAGIGKNIITFICKYLGAHTGIFYIREPESDMFSLMASYAHVRRKHLASRFREGEGLVGQAALEKVPILLTEIPEDYIRIESGLGAAPPRSIAVLPFLFEDRVRGVIELAAFREFNALEMEFLTLAVRQIGVVINMTEARVRMRLLLKKTQSQAEELQVQQEELRQANGELEAQTQALKISESNLLSQQEELRVTNENLEDRTRDLELQRDDIRKKNRALERARADIAQKVHDLELAGKYKSEFLANMSHELRTP is encoded by the coding sequence ATGCTGAAACGTATGAAGCTGAGACACAAGATTCTTTTCGCCGTCGGTCTGCCGGTTTTGTTTATCAGTGCCCTGATGACGTGGCTGCTGCTGCTGCACATTGACAATACCCTCCGGGAAAACGCCCTGGAACTCGCTCAGGAGATGGCTTACCGGCATGGAAACGAGGTGAAAAGCAGGCTGGAACTCCCCCTGGACACGGCCCGGACCCTTGCCCATACATTTGAGGGCATGAAAAAGGGCGGCAAAGTCCCGGACCGGGAAATCCTGAACGGTATTCTGAAAAATATTCTCATCAACGGCAGGGATTTTGTCAGTGTCTGGAGCTGCTGGGAACCGTTTGTGCTGGATGGCCGGGATGATGAGTATATCAACGAAAAAGGCAATAACCGGAACGGGCGGTATATGCCCATCTGGCACCGGTTTTCAGGAAAGATGAGGCTGGACGCCCTTTCGGATCTGGACTACATGGAATACGCCCGGTACTGCCGCCTTGCCAGAAGCAGCGGTGCTGAGATCATTACCCCGCCGGTGGAACTGAGCTTCAAAGACGGACCGGCGTTTTACAGCAGCCTCATTGTGCCGGTGAGGTACAATGCACAGATAATCGGGGTGGTCGGCATCACGATTCTGCTGAACGATTACAGTGACATGGTGGCCCGGATCAGGCCCTTTGGAGCCGGATACGGTATTCTGGTTTCCGGCACCGGCGTCATCGTGGGCCATCCCCGTAAAATGCTCATCGGGCACCCTGTCACCGAATATGTCAGAGAAGAATACCGGACTTCGCTGATCCGGTCGATTCAGAGCGGAAAGCCGTTCTGCTTTGAGGGCGCATCCCTGATGCATCCGGAAAAGGAGGCGTATTTTGTCTTTGCCCCCTTCAGGCTCGGCAATTCAGATACCTGCTGGAGTTTCGCCGTCTCCGTTCCGATGGACAAAGTGCTTGAAGAATCACGGCATTTCGCCCGATGGGCTGTTTTAACCGGCTCTCTGGCCCTGCTCATCATGATTCTGATGATCTACGTCCTGTCCCGCCACATTGTAAAGCCGCTCTACACACTGGTGACCGTGAGTCAGGCGCTGGCAGAAGGGAATTTCAGGCGTCGGGCCAATCTCCGTTCCCGTGACGAATTCGGCATGGCCGGGCAATATATTGACAGCGCCTTTGATAGCGTCGTGGATAAGATGTTCTGGTACGAGGGGATGCTGGACGCCATCCCGTTTCCCATTTCCGTCACCGACCCGGAGATGCGGTGGACTTTTATTAACCGGGCCGCTGAAAATATTCTGGGCAAAACCCGTGCTGCCGCCCTGGGCCGTTCCTGTACGGAATGGAATTTTCATATCTGCGATACAGATCAGTGTGGCGTTGCGCTGCTGAAACAGGGGAAAACCAACACCCGGTTTCAGCATTCTGAAACCGGAACACACTATCAGGTCGATGTGGCCTGGCTTCATAACGCCAGAAGGGAGAAAATCGGCCATATTGAAATTATTCAGGATATCTCCGAATCGGTCCGCCTGAAGCAAAAGGCCGAGGACCGGAACTGGGTGCGGTCCGGGGAGGCGGAGCTGAACCGTGTCATGCGGGGGGAACAGGATGTGGCCGGGATCGGGAAAAATATTATCACCTTCATCTGTAAGTATCTGGGCGCCCATACCGGCATATTCTACATCCGTGAACCCGAAAGCGACATGTTCAGCCTGATGGCCTCATATGCCCATGTCCGGCGTAAGCATCTCGCCAGCCGGTTCCGCGAGGGGGAGGGGCTGGTCGGGCAGGCCGCCCTGGAGAAAGTCCCGATCCTGCTGACGGAAATCCCGGAGGATTATATCCGCATTGAATCCGGCCTGGGCGCCGCCCCGCCGCGCAGCATCGCCGTGCTTCCCTTTCTGTTTGAAGACCGGGTCAGGGGGGTGATTGAGCTGGCCGCGTTCCGTGAATTTAACGCCCTGGAGATGGAATTTCTCACCCTGGCGGTCAGACAGATCGGCGTGGTCATCAACATGACCGAGGCCCGTGTCCGTATGAGGCTGCTTCTGAAAAAGACCCAGTCCCAGGCCGAGGAATTGCAGGTTCAGCAGGAGGAACTCCGGCAGGCCAACGGAGAGCTGGAGGCGCAGACCCAGGCCCTGAAAATATCCGAATCGAATCTCCTGTCCCAGCAGGAAGAGCTGCGCGTGACCAATGAAAATCTGGAAGACCGGACCCGGGATCTTGAGCTTCAGCGGGATGATATCCGCAAAAAAAACCGGGCGCTGGAGCGGGCAAGGGCGGATATCGCGCAGAAGGTTCATGATCTGGAGCTGGCCGGGAAATACAAATCCGAATTCCTGGCCAACATGTCCCACGAGCTTCGGACCCCCTGA
- a CDS encoding endonuclease III domain-containing protein — protein MTTDNIRQKVVRLDRLLLDRYGRQGWWPTTRRKGEPPVYRPGEEGRTVSDPEAFEIMVGAILTQNTAWTNVEKAMVSLTGADLLDIGVIARCDGRLEEAIRPSGYFNQKAARLRGIAKQIHHAGGIRALRDCPTALLRDRLLSWKGVGPETADSVLCYAFARPVFVADRYTGRLFERLGLPSGSYDVIQSLVHQAIAPSAAAYGDFHARIVTLFKNRDLEPVAEALV, from the coding sequence ATGACAACAGACAACATCAGACAAAAGGTGGTGCGGCTGGACCGGCTGCTCCTCGATCGGTATGGCAGGCAGGGGTGGTGGCCCACCACACGCAGAAAGGGTGAGCCCCCGGTGTACCGTCCGGGTGAGGAGGGACGGACGGTTTCAGACCCGGAGGCATTCGAGATCATGGTGGGCGCAATTCTCACCCAGAATACGGCATGGACCAACGTGGAAAAGGCGATGGTCAGCCTGACCGGTGCGGATTTGCTGGATATCGGCGTGATTGCCCGATGCGACGGGCGCCTGGAAGAGGCGATCCGGCCATCGGGATATTTCAACCAGAAGGCGGCCCGGCTCCGGGGAATTGCAAAGCAGATTCATCATGCGGGCGGCATCAGAGCGCTTCGGGACTGTCCGACCGCCCTGCTCCGTGACCGGCTGCTCTCCTGGAAAGGCGTTGGCCCGGAAACCGCCGACTCCGTACTCTGCTATGCCTTTGCCCGCCCTGTCTTTGTGGCGGACCGCTACACCGGACGGCTGTTTGAGCGGCTGGGGCTGCCGTCCGGCTCATATGATGTGATTCAGTCCCTGGTTCATCAGGCCATCGCGCCCTCGGCTGCCGCATACGGTGATTTTCATGCCCGCATTGTCACGCTTTTCAAAAACAGAGATCTTGAACCGGTTGCCGAAGCCCTGGTCTGA
- a CDS encoding chemotaxis protein CheB: MGKRYDAVVIGASAGGPEATETVLMALPEDFRTPVMVVQHISPCSGN, translated from the coding sequence ATGGGAAAAAGATACGACGCCGTGGTGATCGGCGCATCGGCCGGCGGGCCGGAGGCGACTGAAACCGTACTGATGGCCCTGCCTGAGGATTTCAGGACTCCGGTCATGGTGGTACAGCATATCAGTCCCTGTTCCGGGAATTAG
- a CDS encoding ATP-binding response regulator — MMVEKTDILIVDDCRENLTALEALLESPDLNIVRAVSGNEALGLTLDHDFALILLDVQMPEMDGFETAELLRAREKTRHIPIIFVTAISKESRHVFRGYEKGAVDYLFKPLEPRIMRSKVDIFVELHRQKRALEKTRQNLEQVVSQLSTSREKLKKSEEKYRLLIENANDAILILQDGRIRFHNPRTEALSGYTSCELSGTPFMDYVHPEDREMVAEKHALRLSGNGNPGIYPFRCLNRDARELWLEGNAIRVIWEKKNAVLCFLRDITRQRKLEIQLQQAQKMEAIGTLAGGIAHDFNNILGVIIGYTEMSVQEAEDTELVRHNLSQVLKAGNRAKELVRQILAFSHKTEQDRKPVILNPIVREALKLLRASLPRTIDIREFIGPELLRTLSNPTQIHQVLMNLCTNAAHAMEEKGGTLKVSLKAWNVGPDTDTGDHELLPGDYIRLTVSDTGHGMDATTMSKMFDPYFTTKKIGKGTGMGLAVVHGIVQSHNGSVSVCSNPGQGTVFEIVIPRLTDHETVPEKEVSTPLPTGEQRILFVDDEALLSELGKSMLDRLGYDVDCRTSPVDALRAFEARPDAYDLIITDMTMPQMTGDILSREIIRIRPDIPIIICTGYSEQLNEEKARALGIRDFLMKPLSLTHLARTVEKALAEAEDAD, encoded by the coding sequence ATGATGGTTGAAAAGACGGATATTCTGATCGTCGATGATTGCAGGGAAAACCTTACGGCACTGGAAGCGCTTCTCGAAAGCCCTGATCTGAACATCGTCCGGGCTGTTTCCGGGAATGAGGCCCTGGGGCTGACCCTTGACCACGATTTTGCCCTCATCCTGCTCGATGTGCAGATGCCGGAAATGGACGGATTCGAGACGGCGGAACTGCTGCGGGCGCGGGAGAAAACCCGTCACATTCCCATTATTTTCGTCACTGCCATCAGCAAGGAATCGCGCCACGTCTTCAGAGGATATGAAAAAGGGGCAGTGGACTATCTGTTCAAACCCCTGGAGCCCCGGATTATGAGAAGCAAGGTGGACATTTTTGTGGAACTCCACCGGCAGAAACGGGCATTGGAGAAGACCCGTCAGAACCTGGAGCAGGTTGTTTCACAGCTCAGCACATCCAGGGAGAAGCTGAAGAAATCCGAAGAAAAATACCGCCTGCTCATAGAAAATGCCAACGATGCCATCCTAATCCTTCAGGACGGGCGCATCCGGTTTCATAATCCCAGAACCGAAGCCCTGAGCGGCTATACGTCGTGCGAACTGTCCGGCACGCCGTTTATGGATTATGTCCACCCGGAAGACCGTGAAATGGTCGCGGAGAAACATGCCCTGCGGCTTTCCGGAAACGGAAATCCCGGTATCTATCCCTTCAGATGTCTGAACAGGGATGCCCGGGAACTCTGGCTTGAGGGAAATGCTATCCGGGTGATCTGGGAGAAAAAAAACGCAGTGCTTTGTTTTCTGCGGGACATCACCCGGCAGCGAAAGCTGGAAATCCAGCTGCAGCAGGCCCAGAAAATGGAGGCCATCGGTACCCTGGCCGGGGGGATTGCCCATGATTTCAACAACATTCTGGGGGTCATTATCGGCTATACCGAGATGTCGGTGCAGGAAGCAGAGGATACGGAACTGGTCCGGCATAATCTCAGCCAGGTGCTGAAGGCAGGCAACCGGGCCAAGGAGCTGGTCCGGCAGATTCTGGCCTTCAGTCATAAAACCGAACAGGACAGGAAGCCGGTAATCCTCAACCCCATTGTCAGGGAGGCCCTCAAACTGCTCAGGGCGTCGCTGCCCCGGACCATAGATATCCGGGAGTTCATCGGCCCGGAACTGCTGCGGACCCTGTCAAACCCTACCCAGATTCACCAGGTGCTGATGAACTTATGCACAAATGCGGCCCATGCCATGGAGGAGAAAGGCGGTACGCTCAAAGTGAGCCTGAAGGCGTGGAACGTCGGTCCCGATACCGACACCGGCGACCATGAGCTGCTGCCGGGCGACTATATCCGGCTGACTGTCAGCGATACCGGTCACGGCATGGACGCCACCACCATGAGCAAGATGTTCGATCCCTACTTTACCACCAAAAAGATCGGAAAGGGCACGGGCATGGGACTGGCGGTGGTCCACGGAATTGTCCAGAGCCACAACGGATCGGTCTCCGTGTGCAGCAACCCGGGGCAGGGGACTGTTTTTGAGATCGTCATTCCCCGGCTGACAGACCATGAGACGGTTCCGGAAAAAGAGGTCAGTACCCCTCTTCCCACCGGCGAGCAGCGGATTCTTTTTGTGGACGATGAGGCGTTGCTATCAGAACTGGGCAAAAGTATGCTGGACCGCCTGGGGTACGACGTCGATTGCCGGACCAGTCCGGTAGACGCTCTAAGGGCCTTTGAAGCCCGTCCGGACGCATACGATCTGATTATTACGGATATGACCATGCCGCAGATGACAGGCGACATCCTCTCCAGGGAGATCATCCGTATCCGGCCCGATATCCCGATTATCATCTGCACCGGCTACAGCGAGCAACTGAACGAGGAAAAGGCCAGGGCGCTGGGCATCCGGGATTTTCTGATGAAACCC
- a CDS encoding chemotaxis protein CheB: protein MKRKKLPPASSASPRLTIICWPGKTEPSRCHARPAAEVLSGTASEAYDDRLVGIVLTGASRDGSMGLKKIRENGGLAIVRSPETGVSEEMSGAAIAENAVDRILPQAAIGSFLYTLFGSYDG, encoded by the coding sequence ATGAAAAGGAAAAAATTACCCCCGGCGTCGTCTGCATCGCCCCGCCTGACTATCATCTGCTGGCCGGGGAAGACCGAACCCTCTCGCTGTCATGCCAGACCCGCTGCCGAAGTGCTGTCCGGCACGGCCTCGGAGGCATATGATGATCGACTGGTCGGAATTGTTCTGACCGGGGCCAGCCGGGACGGCAGCATGGGGCTGAAGAAAATCCGCGAGAACGGGGGGCTGGCCATTGTCCGGTCACCGGAGACCGGGGTATCGGAAGAGATGTCCGGGGCCGCCATTGCGGAAAACGCTGTTGACCGCATCCTGCCGCAGGCGGCTATAGGATCGTTTTTATATACGTTATTTGGGAGTTATGATGGTTGA
- a CDS encoding AF1514 family protein — protein sequence MSIKNPEIPDFTGNRISITTEDEVLEFDAAKDMAKQKARELSADPMLLSWYRGKTGEYYPAFECGSSQKPAWIVFAEARGGDILVNINDGEYVFIYLSVD from the coding sequence ATGAGCATAAAAAACCCTGAGATACCGGACTTCACCGGCAACCGGATTTCCATCACGACGGAGGATGAGGTGTTGGAATTTGACGCGGCAAAGGATATGGCAAAACAGAAGGCCAGGGAGCTGTCCGCCGATCCCATGCTGCTCTCCTGGTATCGGGGAAAAACCGGCGAATATTATCCCGCATTTGAATGCGGCAGCAGTCAGAAGCCTGCCTGGATTGTGTTTGCCGAAGCAAGAGGCGGGGACATACTGGTGAACATTAACGACGGGGAGTATGTCTTCATATATCTTTCAGTGGATTAG
- a CDS encoding CheR family methyltransferase translates to MDQTERENQNIEIRLLLEAIWLRYGYDFRNYAPAHLKRRILHHLAVSGTKNISEMQHRVIRDRPFFGALLSALSINVTDVFRDPAFYLTVRREVGPVLATWPFFKIWHAGCATGEEVYSMAILLKEEGLYEKSQIYATDFDEQALRKARQGIYPIDRINAYTSNYQRAGGRHSFADYYTARYDSILFEQSLRRQIIFADHNLVTDGVFGEMNMIVCRNVLIYFDKDLQHRVIRLFADSLVPGGFLCIGPKETLRFSECSDRFETVGEQEKIYKKRLQM, encoded by the coding sequence ATGGATCAGACAGAACGGGAAAATCAGAATATTGAAATCCGGCTGCTTTTGGAGGCGATTTGGCTCCGGTACGGCTATGATTTCAGGAACTATGCCCCTGCGCACCTCAAACGGCGGATTCTCCACCATCTGGCCGTCTCCGGCACAAAAAACATTTCCGAAATGCAGCACAGGGTGATCCGCGATCGGCCTTTTTTCGGAGCGCTTCTGTCCGCTCTCTCCATCAACGTGACAGACGTCTTCCGGGATCCCGCTTTCTATCTGACGGTCCGCAGGGAGGTGGGCCCGGTTCTGGCGACCTGGCCGTTTTTCAAAATATGGCACGCCGGGTGCGCGACCGGTGAAGAGGTCTACTCCATGGCCATCCTGCTGAAGGAAGAGGGGCTGTATGAAAAATCCCAGATCTATGCCACCGACTTTGATGAGCAGGCACTCCGAAAGGCCCGGCAGGGCATTTATCCGATCGACCGGATAAATGCGTACACATCGAACTATCAGAGGGCCGGGGGCAGACATTCTTTTGCGGATTATTACACCGCCCGGTATGATTCGATTCTCTTTGAGCAGTCTCTCCGGCGGCAGATCATCTTTGCGGACCACAACCTGGTGACTGACGGTGTTTTTGGTGAAATGAACATGATCGTCTGCCGGAATGTGCTGATCTATTTTGATAAAGATTTACAGCACCGGGTCATCAGGCTCTTTGCCGACAGCCTTGTGCCGGGAGGATTTTTATGTATCGGTCCCAAAGAGACCCTCAGATTTTCAGAATGCTCAGACCGGTTTGAAACCGTGGGTGAACAGGAGAAAATTTATAAAAAAAGATTGCAGATGTGA